A section of the Paramisgurnus dabryanus chromosome 4, PD_genome_1.1, whole genome shotgun sequence genome encodes:
- the mylz3 gene encoding myosin, light polypeptide 3, skeletal muscle — MAGEFTADQIEDFKEAFGLFDRVGDNKVAYNQIADIMRALGQNPTNSAVKKILGDPSADDMANKRVDFDAFLPMLKTVDAMQKGTYDDYVEGLRVFDKEGNGKVMGAELRIVLSTLGEKMNETEIESLMQGQEDENGSIPYEAFVKHIMSV, encoded by the exons ATG GCTGGAGAATTCACTGCTGACCAGATTGAGG ACTTCAAAGAGGCTTTCGGTCTCTTCGACAGAGTTGGTGACAACAAGGTGGCCTACAACCAGATTGCCGACATCATGCGTGCCCTGGGTCAGAACCCCACAAACAGTGCTGTCAAGAAGATCCTGGGCGACCCATCTGCTGATG ATATGGCCAACAAAAGAGTTGACTTTGATGCTTTCCTGCCAATGTTGAAGACCGTTGACGCCATGCAGAAAGGTACATACGATGACTACGTTGAGGGTCTGCGCGTCTTCGACAAAGAGGGCAATGGCAAAGTTATGGGCGCTGAGCTGCGCATTGTACTGTCCACACTGG GTGAGAAGATGAACGAGACTGAGATTGAGTCTCTCATGCAGGGACAGGAAGATGAGAACGGCAGTATCCCATATGAGG CTTTCGTGAAGCACATCATGTCTGTGTAA
- the pcnp gene encoding PEST proteolytic signal-containing nuclear protein isoform X2 yields MFNTDVMANVKCRSEGPSKEGAGPEEKERSVKTKTVSSSKARWDMPKKRSAADIEPEDEAKSKPASSKMLKAGFSMMAQVPKKPATISIKLGASKPKEPTPVLPAKKPGLASVFNEDDDSEPEEMPPEAKMRMKNIGRETPTSAGPNSFNKGKQGFSDHQKLWERKLKSHTDQ; encoded by the exons ATGTTTAACACAGACGTGATGGCTAACGTGAAGTGTCGCAGCGAAGGCCCTTCTAAAGAAGGAG CAGGACCAGAAGAGAAGGAAAGGAGTGTGAAAACTAAGACTGTCTCTTCCAGCAAGGCACGATGGGATATGCCGAAAAAGCGTTCCGCTGCAGACATCGAACCAGAAGATGAGGCTAAAAGCAAGCCAGCATCCTCTAAAATGTTAAAAGCTGGGTTTAGTATGATGGCCCAAGTTCCGAAGAAGCCTGCCACTATCTCCATCAAGCTGGGAGCAAgt AAACCTAAAGAACCCACTCCTGTCTTACCTGCCAAGAAACCAGGACTCGCATCTGTTTTCAATGAAGACGATGAT agCGAGCCTGAGGAAATGCCACCCGAGGCAAAGATGAGGATGAAAAATATTGGAAG GGAAACACCAACATCAGCTGGACCCAATTCCTTCAACAAAGGAAAACAGGGATTCTCAGACCATCAAAAACTTTGGGAGAGGAAACTTAAATCCCACACAGATCAGTAG
- the pcnp gene encoding PEST proteolytic signal-containing nuclear protein isoform X3 → MFNTDVMANVKCRSEGPSKEGGPEEKERSVKTKTVSSSKARWDMPKKRSAADIEPEDEAKSKPASSKMLKAGFSMMAQVPKKPATISIKLGASKPKEPTPVLPAKKPGLASVFNEDDDSEPEEMPPEAKMRMKNIGRETPTSAGPNSFNKGKQGFSDHQKLWERKLKSHTDQ, encoded by the exons ATGTTTAACACAGACGTGATGGCTAACGTGAAGTGTCGCAGCGAAGGCCCTTCTAAAGAAGGAG GACCAGAAGAGAAGGAAAGGAGTGTGAAAACTAAGACTGTCTCTTCCAGCAAGGCACGATGGGATATGCCGAAAAAGCGTTCCGCTGCAGACATCGAACCAGAAGATGAGGCTAAAAGCAAGCCAGCATCCTCTAAAATGTTAAAAGCTGGGTTTAGTATGATGGCCCAAGTTCCGAAGAAGCCTGCCACTATCTCCATCAAGCTGGGAGCAAgt AAACCTAAAGAACCCACTCCTGTCTTACCTGCCAAGAAACCAGGACTCGCATCTGTTTTCAATGAAGACGATGAT agCGAGCCTGAGGAAATGCCACCCGAGGCAAAGATGAGGATGAAAAATATTGGAAG GGAAACACCAACATCAGCTGGACCCAATTCCTTCAACAAAGGAAAACAGGGATTCTCAGACCATCAAAAACTTTGGGAGAGGAAACTTAAATCCCACACAGATCAGTAG
- the pcnp gene encoding PEST proteolytic signal-containing nuclear protein isoform X1: protein MANVKCRSEGPSKEGGPPGIPRLSAGPEEKERSVKTKTVSSSKARWDMPKKRSAADIEPEDEAKSKPASSKMLKAGFSMMAQVPKKPATISIKLGASKPKEPTPVLPAKKPGLASVFNEDDDSEPEEMPPEAKMRMKNIGRETPTSAGPNSFNKGKQGFSDHQKLWERKLKSHTDQ, encoded by the exons ATGGCTAACGTGAAGTGTCGCAGCGAAGGCCCTTCTAAAGAAGGAG GTCCTCCTGGAATCCCTCGTCTTTCAG CAGGACCAGAAGAGAAGGAAAGGAGTGTGAAAACTAAGACTGTCTCTTCCAGCAAGGCACGATGGGATATGCCGAAAAAGCGTTCCGCTGCAGACATCGAACCAGAAGATGAGGCTAAAAGCAAGCCAGCATCCTCTAAAATGTTAAAAGCTGGGTTTAGTATGATGGCCCAAGTTCCGAAGAAGCCTGCCACTATCTCCATCAAGCTGGGAGCAAgt AAACCTAAAGAACCCACTCCTGTCTTACCTGCCAAGAAACCAGGACTCGCATCTGTTTTCAATGAAGACGATGAT agCGAGCCTGAGGAAATGCCACCCGAGGCAAAGATGAGGATGAAAAATATTGGAAG GGAAACACCAACATCAGCTGGACCCAATTCCTTCAACAAAGGAAAACAGGGATTCTCAGACCATCAAAAACTTTGGGAGAGGAAACTTAAATCCCACACAGATCAGTAG
- the pcnp gene encoding PEST proteolytic signal-containing nuclear protein isoform X4, whose protein sequence is MPKKRSAADIEPEDEAKSKPASSKMLKAGFSMMAQVPKKPATISIKLGASKPKEPTPVLPAKKPGLASVFNEDDDSEPEEMPPEAKMRMKNIGRETPTSAGPNSFNKGKQGFSDHQKLWERKLKSHTDQ, encoded by the exons ATGCCGAAAAAGCGTTCCGCTGCAGACATCGAACCAGAAGATGAGGCTAAAAGCAAGCCAGCATCCTCTAAAATGTTAAAAGCTGGGTTTAGTATGATGGCCCAAGTTCCGAAGAAGCCTGCCACTATCTCCATCAAGCTGGGAGCAAgt AAACCTAAAGAACCCACTCCTGTCTTACCTGCCAAGAAACCAGGACTCGCATCTGTTTTCAATGAAGACGATGAT agCGAGCCTGAGGAAATGCCACCCGAGGCAAAGATGAGGATGAAAAATATTGGAAG GGAAACACCAACATCAGCTGGACCCAATTCCTTCAACAAAGGAAAACAGGGATTCTCAGACCATCAAAAACTTTGGGAGAGGAAACTTAAATCCCACACAGATCAGTAG
- the mxa gene encoding interferon-induced GTP-binding protein MxA isoform X2 produces MIRSKNDEWQGKISYQGYEGDIDDPAVVEKEIRKAQDEIAGSGLGISDDLISLQIKSPNVPDLTLIDLPGIARVAVKGQPENIGEQIKRLIRKFVTKQETINLVVVPCNVDIATTEALQIAQSEDPAGERTLGILTKPDLVDKGTEETVIDIVHNEVIHLTKGYMIVRCRGQKEILDEVTLGEATETEKAFFKDHPHFSMLYNEGVATIPKLAEKLTIELVHHIEKSMPRLEEQIEAKLAETQKELEAYGTGPPSEPAERLRFLIDKVTAFIQDTFNLATGEEVKCNSELIIFQELRDEFARWKLLLDRSGDNFNKKIEREVDNFEAKYRGRELPGFINYKTFEKLVREQIKTLEEPALKTLKTISDVVRKKFVQMANCSFIGYPNLLKIAKTKIDAIKQEKESLAESMLRTQFKMELIVYSQDGTYSQSLQYTKKKVEEEEEEEIAQRNPKQSHRIATPTLFGNALVTTDCHATLREMKLHIQSYYSIASKRLADQIPMVIRYLLLQEAAVELQRNMLQFLQQKDAVDDLLKEDYDVGQKRENLLSRQRRLLKARHLLITFG; encoded by the exons ATGATACGATCTAAGAATGATGAATGGCAAGGAAAAATCAGCTACCAAGGCTATGAAGGAGATATTGATGACCCAGCAGTTGTAGAGAAAGAGATTCGTAAAG CCCAGGATGAGATAGCTGGATCAGGGCTTGGTATAAGTGATGATCTCATCAGTCTGCAGATCAAATCTCCCAATGTTCCTGATCTCACGCTCATTGACCTGCCTGGGATCGCACGAGTGGCAGTCAAGGGTCAACCTGAAAATATTGGAGAGCAG ATCAAAAGATTGATCAGGAAGTTTGTTACGAAGCAAGAAACAATCAACTTAGTTGTGGTGCCGTGTAACGTCGATATCGCGACCACAGAAGCATTGCAGATAGCTCAGAGTGAAGATCCTGCAGGCGAGAGGACTTTAG GCATCTTAACAAAGCCAGACCTGGTGGATAAAGGCACAGAAGAGACCGTGATCGACATTGTGCACAATGAGGTCATTCATCTCACTAAAGGCTACATGATCGTCCGGTGCAGAGGACAGAAAGAGATTTTGGACGAGGTCACGCTCGGTGAAGCCACAGAAACAGAGAAGGCCTTCTTCAAAGACCATCCTCATTTCAG CATGCTGTATAATGAAGGTGTTGCAACTATTCCCAAGCTGGCTGAGAAACTAACAATTGAGTTAGTTCATCACATTGAG AAATCCATGCCTCGGTTAGAGGAGCAAATCGAGGCAAAGCTAGCCGAGACACAGAAGGAACTGGAGGCATACGGTACTGGACCACCATCAGAACCCGCGGAAAGACTTCGCTTTCTTATTGAT AAAGTCACAGCTTTTATTCAAGATACATTTAACTTGGCAACTGGGGAGGAGGTTAAATGTAATTCAGAGCTCATCATTTTTCAAGAGCTTCGGGATGAATTTGCACGATGGAAGTTGCTCTTGGATCGTTCAGGAGATAACT TCAACAAGAAGATTGAGAGAGAGGTCGATAACTTTGAAGCCAAGTATCGAGGGAGAGAGCTTCCGGGTTTCATCAATTACAAGACTTTTGAGAAGCTGGTCAGAGAACAGATCAAGACATTAGAGGAACCtgcattaaaaacactcaagACCATCTCAG ATGTGGTTAGAAAGAAATTCGTCCAAATGGCCAATTGCAGTTTCATCGGATACCCCAATCTTCTTAAAATCGCAAAG ACTAAGATTGACGCCATCAAGCAGGAGAAAGAATCTCTGGCCGAGTCCATGTTGAGGACTCAATTCAAGATGGAGCTTATTGTTTACAGTCAAGATGGCACATACAGTCAAAGCCTTCAGTATACAAAGAAGAAagtggaggaggaggaggaggaggaaatTGCACAACGTAACCCTAAGCAGTCTCACCGTATCGCTACACCTACATTATTTGGAAATGCATTAGTTACCACTGACTGTCATGCCACCTTGCGCGAGATGAAACTTCATATTCAGTCTTACTACTCT ATTGCCAGCAAGCGTCTAGCTGACCAGATCCCAATGGTGATCCGCTACCTGCTTCTCCAAGAGGCTGCGGTGGAGCTGCAGAGAAACATGTTGCAATTCCTGCAACAGAAGGATGCTGTAGATGATCTGCTTAAGGAGGACTACGACGTCGGCCAGAAGCGGGAAAATTTACTTAGCCGCCAAAGACGTTTATTGAAGGCGCGACACCTGCTGATTACCTTCGGTTAA
- the mxa gene encoding interferon-induced GTP-binding protein MxA isoform X1: protein MEKSYTLSQHYEEKIRPCIDIIDNLRSLGVERDLALPAIAVIGDQSSGKSSVLEALSGVALPRGSGIVTRCPLELKMIRSKNDEWQGKISYQGYEGDIDDPAVVEKEIRKAQDEIAGSGLGISDDLISLQIKSPNVPDLTLIDLPGIARVAVKGQPENIGEQIKRLIRKFVTKQETINLVVVPCNVDIATTEALQIAQSEDPAGERTLGILTKPDLVDKGTEETVIDIVHNEVIHLTKGYMIVRCRGQKEILDEVTLGEATETEKAFFKDHPHFSMLYNEGVATIPKLAEKLTIELVHHIEKSMPRLEEQIEAKLAETQKELEAYGTGPPSEPAERLRFLIDKVTAFIQDTFNLATGEEVKCNSELIIFQELRDEFARWKLLLDRSGDNFNKKIEREVDNFEAKYRGRELPGFINYKTFEKLVREQIKTLEEPALKTLKTISDVVRKKFVQMANCSFIGYPNLLKIAKTKIDAIKQEKESLAESMLRTQFKMELIVYSQDGTYSQSLQYTKKKVEEEEEEEIAQRNPKQSHRIATPTLFGNALVTTDCHATLREMKLHIQSYYSIASKRLADQIPMVIRYLLLQEAAVELQRNMLQFLQQKDAVDDLLKEDYDVGQKRENLLSRQRRLLKARHLLITFG, encoded by the exons ATGGAGAAGAGTTACACACTCAGTCAACATTATGAGGAAAAAATTCGCCCTTGCATCGATATTATTGACAATTTGCGATCTTTGGGAGTGGAGAGGGATCTGGCGTTGCCTGCCATCGCCGTCATAGGAGATCAAAGCTCGGGGAAAAGCTCTGTTCTGGAGGCATTATCTGGCGTAGCTTTACCCAGGGGCAGCG GCATTGTAACAAGATGCCCACTTGAGCTCAAGATGATACGATCTAAGAATGATGAATGGCAAGGAAAAATCAGCTACCAAGGCTATGAAGGAGATATTGATGACCCAGCAGTTGTAGAGAAAGAGATTCGTAAAG CCCAGGATGAGATAGCTGGATCAGGGCTTGGTATAAGTGATGATCTCATCAGTCTGCAGATCAAATCTCCCAATGTTCCTGATCTCACGCTCATTGACCTGCCTGGGATCGCACGAGTGGCAGTCAAGGGTCAACCTGAAAATATTGGAGAGCAG ATCAAAAGATTGATCAGGAAGTTTGTTACGAAGCAAGAAACAATCAACTTAGTTGTGGTGCCGTGTAACGTCGATATCGCGACCACAGAAGCATTGCAGATAGCTCAGAGTGAAGATCCTGCAGGCGAGAGGACTTTAG GCATCTTAACAAAGCCAGACCTGGTGGATAAAGGCACAGAAGAGACCGTGATCGACATTGTGCACAATGAGGTCATTCATCTCACTAAAGGCTACATGATCGTCCGGTGCAGAGGACAGAAAGAGATTTTGGACGAGGTCACGCTCGGTGAAGCCACAGAAACAGAGAAGGCCTTCTTCAAAGACCATCCTCATTTCAG CATGCTGTATAATGAAGGTGTTGCAACTATTCCCAAGCTGGCTGAGAAACTAACAATTGAGTTAGTTCATCACATTGAG AAATCCATGCCTCGGTTAGAGGAGCAAATCGAGGCAAAGCTAGCCGAGACACAGAAGGAACTGGAGGCATACGGTACTGGACCACCATCAGAACCCGCGGAAAGACTTCGCTTTCTTATTGAT AAAGTCACAGCTTTTATTCAAGATACATTTAACTTGGCAACTGGGGAGGAGGTTAAATGTAATTCAGAGCTCATCATTTTTCAAGAGCTTCGGGATGAATTTGCACGATGGAAGTTGCTCTTGGATCGTTCAGGAGATAACT TCAACAAGAAGATTGAGAGAGAGGTCGATAACTTTGAAGCCAAGTATCGAGGGAGAGAGCTTCCGGGTTTCATCAATTACAAGACTTTTGAGAAGCTGGTCAGAGAACAGATCAAGACATTAGAGGAACCtgcattaaaaacactcaagACCATCTCAG ATGTGGTTAGAAAGAAATTCGTCCAAATGGCCAATTGCAGTTTCATCGGATACCCCAATCTTCTTAAAATCGCAAAG ACTAAGATTGACGCCATCAAGCAGGAGAAAGAATCTCTGGCCGAGTCCATGTTGAGGACTCAATTCAAGATGGAGCTTATTGTTTACAGTCAAGATGGCACATACAGTCAAAGCCTTCAGTATACAAAGAAGAAagtggaggaggaggaggaggaggaaatTGCACAACGTAACCCTAAGCAGTCTCACCGTATCGCTACACCTACATTATTTGGAAATGCATTAGTTACCACTGACTGTCATGCCACCTTGCGCGAGATGAAACTTCATATTCAGTCTTACTACTCT ATTGCCAGCAAGCGTCTAGCTGACCAGATCCCAATGGTGATCCGCTACCTGCTTCTCCAAGAGGCTGCGGTGGAGCTGCAGAGAAACATGTTGCAATTCCTGCAACAGAAGGATGCTGTAGATGATCTGCTTAAGGAGGACTACGACGTCGGCCAGAAGCGGGAAAATTTACTTAGCCGCCAAAGACGTTTATTGAAGGCGCGACACCTGCTGATTACCTTCGGTTAA
- the LOC135735696 gene encoding interferon-induced GTP-binding protein MxB-like, whose product MEKSYTLSQHYEQRIRPCIDIIDKLRSLGMDRDLELPAIVVIGDQSSGKSSVLEALSGVALPRGSGIVTRCPLELKMIRSKDEDEWHGVISYQNYSEEFDDPKHAEIKIREAQDKLAGPGVSIGDELISLQIKSPNVPDLTLIDLPGIARVAVKGQPENIGEQIKRLIRKFVTKQETINLVVMPCNVDIATTEALQMAQNEDPAGERTLGILTKPDLVDKGTEETVIDIVHNEVINLTKGYMIVRCRGQKEILDEVTLDEATETEKAFFKDHPHFSLLYNEGFATILKLAEKLTNELVHHIQKSMPRLEEQIEAKLAETQKELEAYGTGPPSEPAERLRFLIDKVTAFIQDTFNLATGEEVKCNSELIIFQELRDEFAQLKSFLDYSGDCLKKKIECEVYIFETMYRGRELPGFISYKIFEKLVREQMKTLEEPALKTLKTISDVVKKKFIQLAQISFIGFPNLLKIAKTKIEAIMQEKELLAKSVLRTQFKMELIVYSQDGTYSQSLQHTKEKLEEEEEEEDEYFDQDASLNEMKLHVESYYSIASKRLADQIPMVIRYLLLQEAAVELQRNMLQLLQEKDAVDDLLKEDYDIGQKRDNLLNRKKRLLNAQNLLITFG is encoded by the exons ATGGAGAAGAGTTACACACTCAGTCAGCATTATGAGCAAAGAATTCGCCCTTGCATCGATATTATCGACAAATTGCGATCTTTGGGAATGGATAGGGATCTGGAGCTGCCTGCCATCGTTGTCATAGGAGATCAAAGCTCGGGGAAAAGCTCTGTTCTGGAGGCATTATCAGGTGTAGCTTTACCTAGGGGCAGTG GCATTGTCACAAGATGCCCACTGGAGCTGAAGATGATTAGATCTAAGGATGAAGATGAATGGCATGGAGTAATCAGTTACCAAAACTACAGTGAAGAGTTTGATGACCCAAAGCATGCGGAGATAAAGATTCGTGAAG CCCAGGATAAGCTAGCAGGACCAGGAGTTAGTATTGGTGATGAGCTCATCAGTCTGCAGATCAAGTCTCCCAATGTTCCTGATCTCACACTCATTGACCTGCCTGGGATCGCTCGAGTTGCAGTCAAGGGTCAACCTGAAAATATTGGAGAGCAG ATCAAAAGATTGATCAGGAAGTTTGTAACAAAGCAAGAAACAATCAACTTAGTTGTGATGCCGTGTAACGTCGACATCGCGACCACAGAAGCGTTACAGATGGCTCAGAATGAAGATCCTGCAGGCGAAAGGACTTTAG GAATCTTAACAAAGCCAGACCTGGTGGATAAAGGCACTGAAGAGACCGTGATCGACATTGTGCACAATGAGGTCATTAATCTCACTAAAGGCTACATGATCGTCAGGTGCAGAGGACAGAAAGAGATTTTGGATGAGGTCACGCTCGATGAAGCCACAGAAACAGAGAAGGCCTTCTTCAAAGACCATCCCCATTTCAG cttGTTGTATAATGAAGGCTTTGCGACTATTCTTAAGTTGGCTGAGAAACTTACAAATGAGCTAGTTCATCACATTCAG AAATCCATGCCTCGGTTAGAGGAGCAAATCGAGGCAAAGCTAGCTGAGACACAGAAGGAACTGGAGGCATACGGTACTGGACCACCATCAGAGCCAGCAGAAAGACTTCGCTTTCTTATTGAT AAAGTGACAGCTTTTATTCAAGATACGTTTAACTTGGCAACTGGGGAGGAGGTTAAATGTAATTCAGAGCTCATCATTTTTCAAGAGCTGCGGGATGAATTTGCACAATTGAAGAGCTTTTTGGACTATTCAGGAGATTGTT TAAAAAAGAAGATTGAGTGCGAAGTTTATATTTTCGAAACCATGTATCGAGGAAGAGAGCTTCCGGGTTTCATCAGTTATAAGATCTTTGAGAAGCTGGTCAGAGAACAGATGAAGACATTGGAGGAACCCgcattaaaaacactcaagACCATCTCAG atGTGGTCAAAAAGAAATTTATCCAACTGGCCCAAATCAGCTTCATTGGATTTCCTAATCTTCTTAAAATAGCAAAG ACTAAGATTGAAGCCATCATGCAGGAGAAAGAATTGTTGGCTAAGTCTGTGTTGAGGACTCAATTCAAGATGGAGCTTATTGTTTACAGTCAAGATGGCACATACAGTCAGAGCCTTCAACATACAAAGGAGAAGctggaggaggaggaagaggaagaaGATGAATATTTTGATCAAGATGCTTCCTTGAACGAGATGAAACTCCATGTAGAGTCCTACTATTCT ATTGCAAGCAAGCGTCTAGCTGACCAGATCCCAATGGTGATCCGCTACCTGCTTCTCCAAGAGGCTGCGGTGGAGCTGCAGAGAAACATGTTGCAATTACTGCAAGAGAAGGATGCTGTAGATGATCTGCTTAAAGAGGACTACGACATCGGCCAGAAGCGGGATAACTTACTTAACCGCAAAAAACGTCTATTAAATGCACAAAACCTCCTGATAACCTTTGGTTAA
- the LOC135735698 gene encoding interferon-induced GTP-binding protein MxA-like, giving the protein MEKSYTLSQHYEEKIRPCIDIIDKLRSLGVEKDLALPAIAVIGDQSSGKSSVLEALSGVALPRGSGIVTRCPLELKMIRSKDEEWHGVISYQNYSEEFDDPEDAEEKICEAQNKLAGPGVSISDELISLQIKSPNVPDLTLIDLPGIARVAVKGQPENIGEQIKRLIRKFITKQETINLVVVPCNVDIATTEALQMAQNEDPAGERTLGILTKPDLVDKGTEETVIDIVHNEVINLTKGYMIVRCRGQKEILDEVTLGEATETEKAFFKDHPHFSSLYNEGFASIPKLAEKLTNELVQHIQKSMPRLEEQIEAKLAETEKELERYGNGPPSEPAERLSFLIDKVTAFTQDTFNLANGEEVRCNSELIIFQELRDEFARWKMLLETSGNKFNKKIENEVLIFEAKYRGRELPGFISYKIFEKLVREQIKKLEEPALKTLKTISDVVRKKFTQLAQYSFVGFPNLHKIAKTKIESIKQEKESLAESMLRTQFKMELIVYSQDGTYSQSLQYTKEKLEEIQKGIPPKFTFNPSITPTFSFGNTGSHASLQEMKLHIQSYYAIASKRLADQIPMVIRYLLLQEAAVELQRNMLQLLQDKDAVDDLLKEDCDIGQKRENLLSRQRRLLNAQHLLITFG; this is encoded by the exons ATGGAGAAAAGTTACACGCTCAGTCAGCATTATGAGGAAAAAATTCGCCCTTGCATCGATATTATCGATAAATTGCGATCTTTGGGAGTGGAGAAAGATTTGGCGCTGCCTGCCATCGCCGTCATTGGAGATCAAAGCTCGGGGAAAAGCTCTGTTCTGGAGGCATTATCAGGTGTAGCTTTACCCAGGGGCAGTG GCATTGTCACAAGATGCCCACTGGAGCTGAAGATGATTAGATCTAAGGATGAAGAATGGCATGGAGTAATCAGTTACCAAAACTACAGTGAAGAGTTTGATGACCCAGAGGATGCTGAGGAAAAGATCTGTGAAG CCCAGAATAAGCTAGCAGGACCAGGTGTTAGTATTAGTGATGAGCTCATCAGTCTGCAGATCAAATCTCCCAATGTTCCTGATCTCACACTCATTGACCTGCCTGGGATCGCACGAGTTGCAGTCAAGGGTCAACCTGAAAATATTGGCGAGCAG ATCAAAAGATTGATCAGGAAGTTTATTACAAAGCAAGAAACAATCAACTTAGTTGTGGTGCCGTGTAACGTCGACATCGCGACCACAGAAGCGTTACAGATGGCTCAGAATGAAGATCCTGCAGGCGAGAGGACTTTAG GCATCTTAACAAAGCCAGACCTGGTGGATAAAGGCACTGAAGAGACCGTGATCGACATTGTGCACAATGAGGTCATTAATCTCACTAAAGGCTACATGATCGTCAGGTGCAGAGGACAGAAAGAGATTTTGGATGAGGTCACGCTCGGTGAAGCCACAGAAACAGAGAAGGCCTTCTTCAAAGACCATCCCCATTTCAG ctcGTTGTATAATGAAGGCTTTGCAAGTATTCCTAAGCTGGCTGAGAAGCTTACAAATGAGTTAGTTCAGCACATTCAG AAATCCATGCCTCGCTTAGAGGAGCAAATCGAAGCAAAGCTAGCTGAGACAGAGAAGGAACTGGAGAGATATGGTAATGGACCTCCATCAGAGCCTGCAGAAAGACTTAGCTTTCTGATTGAT AAAGTTACAGCATTCACTCAGGACACATTTAACCTGGCAAACGGGGAGGAGGTTAGATGTAATTCAGAGCTCATCATTTTTCAAGAGCTTCGGGATGAATTTGCACGATGGAAGATGCTCTTGGAAACCTCTGGAAATAAGT TCAACAAGAAGATTGAAAACGAAGTTTTAATTTTTGAAGCCAAGTATCGAGGGAGAGAGCTTCCAGGTTTCATCAGTTACAAGATCTTTGAGAAGCTGGTCAGAGAACAGATAAAAAAATTAGAGGAACCTGCATTGAAAACACTCAAGACCATCTCAG ATGTTGTAAGAAAGAAATTTACTCAATTGGCCCAATACAGCTTCGTTGGATTCCCTAATCTTCATAAAATAGCAAAG ACTAAGATCGAATCCATCAAGCAGGAAAAGGAATCTCTGGCCGAGTCCATGTTGAGAACTCAATTCAAGATGGAGCTTATTGTTTACAGTCAAGATGGCACATACAGTCAAAGCCTTCAGTATACAAAAGAGAAACTGGAGGAAATCCAAAAAGGCATACCaccaaaatttacatttaaccCCAGCATTACACCTACATTTTCTTTCGGAAACACAGGCAGCCATGCCTCCTTGCAAGAGATGAAGCTTCACATACAGTCCTATTACGCT ATTGCAAGCAAGCGTCTAGCTGACCAGATCCCAATGGTGATCCGCTACCTGCTTCTCCAAGAGGCTGCGGTGGAGCTGCAGAGAAACATGTTGCAATTGCTGCAAGATAAGGATGCTGTAGATGATCTGCTTAAAGAGGACTGTGACATCGGCCAGAAGCGGGAAAATTTACTTAGCCGCCAAAGACGTCTATTAAACGCACAACACCTCCTGATAACCTTTGGTTAA